A segment of the Lycium ferocissimum isolate CSIRO_LF1 chromosome 10, AGI_CSIRO_Lferr_CH_V1, whole genome shotgun sequence genome:
ACATTATCCATATAGACTTCAATCTCTCTATGGATCATATCGTGGAAAATGGTAGTCATTTCTCTCATATATATTGCCCCGGCATTTTTGAGGCCGAAGGGCATTACCCTATAATGGTACACTTCCCATGGGGTGATGAAGGCTGTTTTCTCGGCATTCTCTCTATCCATTAAGATCTGGTGGTAGTCGACGAAACAATCTACAAACGACTGTAGCTCGTGCTTGGCACAATTGTCTATGAGTATATGGATGTTCGGGAGTGGAAAATTATCCTTTGAGCTAGCCTTGTTAAGATCTCGGTAATCCACACAGATCCTTATCTTGCCGTCTTTCTTGGGAATCGGGACTatattggctagccatgtgggATATGATGTCACTTCCACCACTCCAGACTCAATCTGTTTCTCCACCTCATCTTTGATTCGGATACTAAGATACGGTTTGAATTGTCGGGTTTTCTGCTTTACTGGAGCAAAACTCTCATTGATGGGTAGCCTGTGAGATACTATGCTGGTACTTAGCCCTGGCATGTCGGCGTATGACCATGCGAAGACATCCACATACTCCCGTAGAAAACTTATCAAATCTTCTTTGAGAGGGGTATCTAGGTGTGCGCTTATCCTTGTTTCTTTGACATCCTTTTCATCACCTAGATTTATGGCTTCTATTTCGTTCAAATTTGGCTTCTGCTTATTCTCTAACTAGTGAATTTAACCGCGCTTCGCGCAGTAAGAGAAGACATAAGTAAATTGATGAAATGATGGTTTTACAAATTTATAGGATTGGAAAAATCAATACGCACGTAAAATTGAATTCTCTATTATTGATTAaattacatatacaaatatgtttaaaattaattgtGAATCTTAGAAGATGAGAACAGTAATGATCACCGAATGACTTGGTACACGCAAGACGTAAGAATTACTCATCCGTCTTATCATAAAGATAGCTTTCTAAGAGCCcgttggcttagcttataagttgctgaaaacagcGTATTTGGCTAGCCAGCTTATAATTCATTTTGTGCTTACAATAAGTTCAAAAAATTAAGTTGACCCGCTTGACAAGCTTAAAAAAAGCAATTTATAAGTTCGAAAACAAAattataagtaaaaaaataagctactccaaattattttttttttgacttataagttgttttcagcttataagctgtttttttttaagctcatccaaacaggctctaagacGCTTTAAAATGACAAAGAGTGTTAAAATAGCTTTCTAAGACGCTTTAAAATGACAGTAGCGTTAAAACTATTGTCAACCCTTACATACATACTTTATATACAAATAGTCACATCTAGTGACAGTAATTGGGTGTAATAATTTATCAATgaacataaaaagaaaggaagaccaGTCTTGCCCTATAAGTAACATAAATCAATTTCTTAACCGAAGTCCCGTTCAATATTATGTTATTCATTGCCAGATCAAGAAtctaaacaaaagaaatttcaataccttaaataaAAATCTCACAAAGTATCATTCTATCATTTTATGTACTCCATACAATAGAGAAACATTCTTTATATATTGCTAAGCACCAAAAAGTGATCTACTTATATATAACTGCAGGGTACATATCATGACACATAAACAACATAGGAGAACAACAATAAAAGTAAATCTTACGAATCATAAACATTACGTCAATTGAAATCCGGTAGCATTCAACAAAAACCACCCGGGGACCGCTCCTCGTAATTCATTGAATTCAATCTCCTTGGCCAACCTCTTTAGTCtttactaaaataatttttgcacTACTAAATAAGCAACAGGTAATGAAAATTGTAGTAATTAGATGAGATATTAGTAGGTTCTTGATTATCTTtgataaagaaatatttttagttAATTACATATCTGCAGAACACGTTGATAGAAgcttcttgaaggaatgaataaAGAAATACCTTTCAGTGATAAATCCTTCTTTCGTGATTTATTTTTTGCTGCACACTTATGCTCCATGATAGCCCCGCTTAAGAAACTATATGTATaaagttaaacaaaaaaaaaattataaatcaaGAAATATATTAGATTTTTTGAAGATCAGCCAAACTCCCCAAAGTATAAGCAAACAACTTTGTTATTCACAAGGCCGTTTAAATATATTACATGGATAAATAATTTTGTCACATTATCAgacatcaaaagaaaaagaaaagccaTTTTCCAAGAAATATACAATACCTCAAGATTGTGCAAGTAAAAATTCATATAATTACAGCGCAATGATAATTACCATCTGTAAGAAGAAAAGGGTGGGGCAATATTCTTAGTGGGTTGGTTGTTGACTGTTGAAGAAGCCCATGTTCTTATATCATATTTCAACGTTTCGTGCAGGTTATTGTATTTTGTTGCATAAATGAtcactaattgctaaattaataGCAGTGACTGTTGGGCTTTCTAAACTAAAAAATGAAAGATAGGTCATTAAGAGAATGTAATAatatgaattttaatttttctaaatatcagataaatagaaaaaattaagaaaaatggcaaaaaaaggagaaaaaagataaataggatccTTGTCTaaagagaggtgtcacatcaccttttctattcctagctttatattatatatagatatagattgtTCTACTTCTTCCGCGAGACCCTCAGGTAACATTGTGGTCTCATCGTATTCCTCATACTCTTCTTCTCCCATGCTAGCTGACTCATTAGTTTCGCAACACGTCATGACATTTAAGGCTGCtttattgtttttttattactaaaaaGAAATTTAAGGCGAAATATGTTAGTATAAAACATGCATGTAACAAATAAAACAGTTTTGATAAACCGAGgctttcattaattaaaaatatttagaagtacaaactgtggtcctggctTAGGTCAAGCCATTTCCgtttttgaaaacattacgaGGTATGTAAGTGACAAAGAGGGTGAGTAATCGGGCCTCGACCGATTCTccccattttcaaaaataaattcatctttctctacCGAAGAGCCAGTAGCGGGGTAGAGGTCCACTTGGAAAGCTGCTCGCTCGGTTCTGCCTCTCTGACGCTGGGTGCTTCAGCACATTCTTCCAGAATCACAGAGCAATATTCCTCTTGGAATAGCATCCTTATCCCTTCTTCAATGTCAGCATCCTCAAGCATCGGCATTCTGTAtggaaatgactggtacagaTTTGGAATGGGTTTGCAGAGATTTGCGACCTCTGGTTTCTTTTTGGTAGGCATCTCTCCCTCCGTTGGGATGTAGCCAAGACAAAGGCAAAAATTATCTTGAAGGATAGGAATGGGCTCAGTGGTGCCCTGCAGATTCTTCCTTAAACTTTTTCGGGTTCAAACCCGTTTAGAATCATGGTAGAGGCAATCATTTTATAAACCACTAGCATGGGAGTTTCCAGGGAGTCTATCTTGTGGGGTTGCTCCCACTAACTCCATGACATGGAAATCCGTTCCTTTGGGTGCGGCTTCAATAACAGGTACAGAATAGTCTGGATAATTGTGCATGTTGGCTTCTCTGTGGATCACCACTTTTTCTCCCTCCCAGACGAATTTTACAGATTGATGAAGTGAGGATGGCACTGCCCCTGCCATATAGATTCATGGTCTTCGTAGAAGCAAATTGTAATTGGCTGGTATTTCCATGACTTGGAATTCAGTGGTGAACTTGGCAGGTCCTATTTGAATGTCCAAATCAACTACTCCAGTGGCATCACAACGTCCTCCGTCAAATGCTCTTATGTTAGTGTGGCTTTGATGAACCTTTCCCAGGTCATACCCTAGCTGAGTCAGGGTAGATTCGGGGCAAATGTTGAGTCCCGCCCCATTGTCAATTTAGATACCCGGGTTACCACTTTGTTGCGACACATGATAGTGATGTGCAACgctttgttgtgatttatgcctTCCTTGGGCAACTCTTTCTCTGTGAAGGCAATTTGATGTTTCTCCATAACATGAGCGACCATTTCGGCCAAGTTTTCACTGTTTGTTCCAGCTGGGACATGAGCTTCCGCTCGCACCTTCATTAGAGCCAGGCGGTGTTGAGGTGAACTTTGCAGCAAAGCCAGTACCGAGATTTAGGCTGGCGTTTTCTTTAAATGCTCAATAATGGAGTATTCCCTTGGCTACATTCGATGCCAGAAATCTTCGGCTTAACCTTCAGTAATAGTCCTTTTCTAATTACCTTTCCTTCGGGGTGCCTCTTGGGCCAGGTCTTCAGGAGTATAACATCTTCCTGATCTTGTAATACCATGCGCGGCGGCAACTTGGACTACAAACTCTTTACTAGGTGGCGCTGGAGTCACCTGAGCAATGTGTGTTGTCACCGGTGCAGGGATTAATACCTTGAATTGCGGGCGTTCTTTCAAAGACAGTGACGCTACTGTGCGTTCAAACTCTTTCACAGAATCACGGATTGTAAGCATTCCTGCGACCCAGTCTTCTTCTCTCTCAATCATGTGAATCACATTATTGCCATGGTTTGGCAAAGGATTGGTGTTCACATTTGGAGGGGTCGTTTGGAGTACAATTTCTTTCCGGTCAATCAAGTCTTATATTTTGTACTTGAGATTAATGCAATCCTCAGTGTTGTGCCCTATACCATTGGAGTGATAGGCACATGTTTGGTCAGCTCGGTAAAATCGGTTCTTTGGATCGACGGCCTTTGGCGGAAGCACTTGAATCATCCCCGCCGCACTTAatcttttgaataaattagtCCGAGATTCCATCAGCGGAGTGAATACCCGAGGGGGTTTCTTCTCAAAATTGGGACGTGGCGCATTATAGGCATTTGGTGGGGGTTTGATTCGGTAGGTATTAGGTTGGTTATTTTGTGGGTTACGTAAATAGGTGGGGAGTTTGATAATTTGGctgtggagcttggtaatttGGGGGAGGTGATTGGAAGGCATTTGGTGGAGCTTGGTAGTTTTGGGGTAgtgattggaaagttggttgCGCGTAATATATGGGCACCGTGTTGTAAGGGGTGGGTACGTaggtatttggaggaggtgaAGCATATGCTTCCATCGGGAaatcttcccttcttttgggtttAGGGGTGTGGGATATGCTAGCCACGTCTTCTTTCTTCTTGCGTGCGAACCCGGTAGAGCCTGAACCAACGGGTTTTCCAGTCATGCTTATGATTCGGCCGGTTTTGAGACCGTCTTCTATGGCCTCGCCCATTTTGACCAATTCAGAGAAAGGTCTCCCCGCCATTGAAAGCATTCTATCATAGAAGTCTGTTTCTTGTGAACGGATAAAAACCGACACAAGTTCTTCTTCGCCCATAGGAGGTTGTACTCGGGCAGCCTCTGTTCTCCACCTGCTTGCATATTCGCGGAAGTTCTCGGTGGACTTCTGTTTTACTTTCTCCAAATAATATCTATCTGGCACCGTCTCCATATTAAAGcggaatctttccatgaaaGCAGCAGCCATGTCTTCCCATGTGACCCAACGGCGTATATCTTGCGCCGTGAACCATTCTGAGGCTTCTCCTATCAAACTCCGACTGAACAACCTCATGATGAGCGCTTGATTGTCTCGGACACCGACCAATTGGTCGCAGTAGGCCCGCAGGTGCGCTTTAGGATTGCCCGTCCCGTTAAACAATTCGAAACGGGGTACTTTGAAGCCTTCGGGTAAATCCAAATTGGGATgcatgcacaaatcatcataGCTTAGACCTGTGCCAGTGAGCGTAGTCCTCATAGATCGTTCCAACATTGCGGTCATCTTCCGCTCAAGCCTTTCTTCCTGTTTTTCCTGTTCGGCCTTCCATGCCTTTTTCATTTCTTCATAATGGTCAATTTCTTGATCGGGCGAGAAGGTACCTGGTGTGACAGGCGTGTGGAAAGAAACAGCAGGGAGAATTCGGGTAATAGGGGTGCTTTTGTCAGTTGGTAGTGGGGTGATGCTTGGTTGTATAGTGATGCCAGGGTGGGTATTTTGTGGTGTTAGGTAAGAAGGGATAGAGTGGGCGGTCTAGGAAATCTAGTTGGTGTTAAGTGGTGGTGGGATGTGGCTCGAGGCACCAATGTGTCCATCGATTGGGGTAAATGGCATGGTGGTCATAACGGACCTAGTGGGGAAGTGATCTGGTAATGGTGAATTCAGAGATGGAAAAAACGGCGGAGGCCTTCTTTCTTCAGCAGGGGCCTCTCGGGCAGCATTAGCAGCTTTGTTTCGCGCTacttcttcttgaagatgggcgattttttcaaacatcattttcatgacTCCTTCAGTAGGTGATGACTGGGGCAGCTCGCGCAAAGGCGATTCTCTGAGAGCGATGTCAGTAGGGGTAGTTTCGTTCTCCgaagtaccagtcattttctcttTGCCTTTGTCTTGTAGGGATAAGGATGCTATTGCAGCTTTAGAccttgtgaagtatgccagtgtgaacacgaatcaacttctctttctataagaaaagaataactcaaaggCAAACAAAGTTAGTTTCgtcaaataaagaaaagaaaagcaagATATCACATATAAATGGCGGTTTAACATTTAGCACATAAATGGTCATATGTTTGATTTAAATGCTCAATTGATCTCTTGTACCGGGTTTTGGGTACTTGGGCTTTGTTTGAGTGAGGggatataatatttataatatatagggaccgagtcttacgtagactgcctacgtatccctccgCAGGAAGTCAAGCCCTTCCGTAGTTCGGTctgcataaaaaaaataaacttaaacCTACCTGTGACTAAGCCTGATAAAGGCTTCTTGCATATCCCTCCATCATGGGACCTCAGGTCGTGCGGCACCTACCTTTCCATTTACAAcataaaaagggggggggggggaaaaaagtaaaatatgtgttaaatacaaaaaaacAAGGGATCCCCCTAAATCTACCCAAAAAGTGACCTTTCTTTTTAGGTCAATATCGAAATACTAAGTTTAATAATACGTTCAAATTTCTCGGCCCTAAGGCTCCCAAATCCTAATCACCTTGGGAAGAAGCACCAACCAAAGGGCGCCCTTGTGGACCAAATTTTTCAACTCAAACTTGAACACATCGCATTCTTCATGTCATGCCCTAAAGCTCCACGAATGAATAAAGCATAAGAAACACAAGCATTATAATCGCGGAATATCCCAACTCCTTTGTAAGCATCTAAACCCTTCTAGTATCTCCAATCCAATCGACGGGGGCCTAATCTTCCTAATACTGACCAATTTCTAAAAGATGCTAGCATAAGAGTCCCTGAACACTGTGAAGTCGTAACGCCAAATACGAGTGTTCCGAGTAATCCCTTCAGTTGGGATAATGTTGTCATGGACCAATAGTGAATGTGGCCCCCACATCTTGGTGATACTTTTCTCATCTATCAATCTAATGAGTCTCTTTTTAAAGGATAAGCATTCATTGAGGGTATGCCCCCGCTCCGATCTTGGTGATAAGGGAATCTCTTACATGCGAAGACCGGAGGGCAAGGCAAAAACCTATCGAAGCAAACGCTGACTATTCCTTTGCTTCGGAACTTGATCATCATCTACTCATTCGTAGCCTGCTGAGGCGAGACTTGGTAGGGACAATCCAACGCTTTGACTGCAATAGCCCACCATTCGAGTGAAGCTATCTGAGCATACTCCATTTGCTCTATGGGCTCCTCCCTAGGGTTTGATAACGCAGTAGAAGCTCCTTCCCCTTTGGGGCTCGATGGTGCAGCAGAGGTTTCTTCCCTTTTTATGCTTGAAGGTGCAGCGGAGGCATCCTCCTTTGATGGCCATGTGGGCTCTTGTGGGTCCGActccatttcttcttcctcgGACTCTTCCATTATCGGGATGTACTCGGGAAGAATTCCTTTTCCCTTGTCAAGGATATTTTCTCCTTTCGATAGTTTTTCGAGCTTTACGCAAATTTTTCGGCCTTTCTTGTCTAGCAAGCTTTCCACCGAATCCAACAACTCATCCGACTCCTTAATCTTGGCTTTTACTATCCGGATCTTCTTTTCGAGGTCTTGAATCTTCCGTCATAGCGAAACCTCATTCTCCTTCATGGCCTCGAGCTCAGGCGTAGTCTTGTTGTTCATCTTCAGATTCTGAGAAAATCATTAGGCTTAGTGCAGGTATTTTTGttcattgtttttctttgggtgAGTGGACAGTATTCGAGACCAATTGAGCATTTAAACGAAACATATGGAAACAAATAAAGTCACACAAATCAATTCATAAGATTATACTACGCGCGTTCTTAAGCATACTAAAcgtttgaaacataaatgtgccatttgaatcaaaccattgccccataatcattaataataaaattcTTCCCTGTAGGAGTacaaaagataaagtaaagacagtgcataaaaataaatcagTAGAAATATCCTCCAGTAGTGGATTATGAAGCCCGATCCCTATCAGTCTTGGCTTTCTTTGCTTTTCGGAGGGTAGTCTGGATATGAAGATGGGCTGACGTCAAAGTCGCCTCCATAAGAAACCCTTTCTGTGTGAAGGTCAGTGGAGCGACATCATCTAAAATCTTCTTCATTCGGTCGTCTAGCTCAACCAAACAATCATTGGTAAGCTCCAACTCATGCCTCAGACTCTCTATGACGGCCTTGTCATGctcaattttctccaaatacttAGCATCTCTGTCGTCAGCTCTCCTTTGAATcaaacgggctcggatctcGGCTTGCGAATCCTTGTCTTGGACACAGCTATAGAGAATAGGCCTAGGAGGAAGTGTGCCTTGCAAGTCATCCCTCAACCAATCCTTATATTCTATGACACAACCCGGACGAAACCTATCTTCAGCTAAAGTATCGGGACCCCAAATCATGCGACCTTTCCATTCTCGGACACAATCTAATGCTCTTGGTGGTCTATCAATGTCGTAGTCGATGATGAAATCTCCCATGCCTCCAATATGAGGTACGACTTGGACTCTCCCAAATTGTCTCAGAATCCGAGCGGGAGCATAAGGGTGAATCCCTCGTATTCCCATAACCGGCAAAAATGGacactttcttcccttaactACAACTTCAGTGGATACGAAGTCATGGAACATCCATTGAATGCTTTCTTCCTTCAATCTGGAGAAGGTGAATGTCCAACTTTGTCTATTTTGCTCTCCGAAGTTCGGGCGAAAATCCCGAAGATTATCCCTTTCAGCCGGCTTACTTAAGTGTTGTTCACCCCTAACCTTGACCATACTtttgaggatccaccattgCAGGAGTAAATTACAACCTTGGAAGTATTTGTAATGATTCCGGCAGAGACTCAAGGCTCGGTATAAATCGGCTAATATGATCGGGGTTATAtcaaagtatttggtttcttcttttttgggtTATGCCATAGGAAATGGCATGGGTGATCGAAATGACTCGGGTATCTATAGCTAAGGACCAATCTTTGGGAAAGACCATAGTTCCCAAAAAGCAAATGGCGAAAGCCAAGGGTTTAGTGGTCGTCCAGTCGGCATAAGTCTTGAATTCTCCGGGATGTTCCACAAATCCATTCGGGCTTCCAAACCTTCTGTACAACTCTCTGAAGGGTATGGTGGGGCCATGGGCCCAATTGGCGTAGTTTAAAGAAAGCATCCTATAAATTTGGGAGTAGGTGAGTTTTTCAGGGATCAAAGCATTTTGGTCGggtttcttccttcttttcaaCCCCGAGCCTACGCTAGTCAATACATCTCTAAACTCTTCCAGAGTTGGTGTCATTTCAATGTCGTCGCCAAATTTGAAAACCATTCGGTCCCTATCCCAGAATCCGGTAATTACTTCTATCAGTTCCTTGCAACCGGTCATAGTCATGATGGatgtcaaatttcctaaatgacatgaaatttctcttttctcttccgGGGACATTTGGCCCCACCAAATCCGCAGCAACTCAGGTGTAGTCAGGACcatatcaaaattcaaattgatcgacatctacaaaacaaaaccCAAGGTTAATTCCCCCACCCCCCACTAGGCAATGGTTTCATTCATAGGcacatttaaatattttcaaatagcACATAATATGATATGCAGAATTTTTTTCAGGTCATAGACCGTACTTGACACGGGGTAGTCTCCTTATCGGGTTTGGATacgtctaaaatatccaaaccaccCAGTCTACTTCTCATTTGGATTTGTCTTAGCTCTATCTTAGGCTTATGCAAGAGTGATTTTTTCAAATTGACCTTGgacccgagcggactactcggggtgaaccgttgtcggccgttgggtgaccgcacaccaacttaacgttcaacgtgttccaaagaaagggtgtttcaattttttagtgaaggctagaccGCGATCCCGCgtgtcccctttgaaaccatgctttttgccaggagtggcggagtttatgatatgatatgaatgacAGTTCAAAATTGCGGAATTTAAACACATAGGCAaataaatacaattaaaatcacattatattgaaacccttatggttagaacctaggaaatccccagcagagtcgccatctattacggttcgcttttacgcgggtaaggcataaaagttactacgaggttgttggtgctctaattggatttagtatttttagagtcgccacctaatttattatggaaaactaggaaaatcgAGTTTAAAGATTTTGCCAAAATTGAGTAaaatcttttggaccaaagttcgaggtaagggttctggtgatcccctaggaaaggttttacgcaccctagtattaaagatccgtagaatacggttgacctacgagcttcaatgtgtgattaacgtacttatttgtttaaaagtgtTTTAATTTTCCgcaaaaaaaatgtcattccttttcatatcggatcatggtttcaaaaaaattggcaaaaatTCCCCTTGTAAAAAgggattttgattttaaaatccACACAAGTTCAATtcactttattgccggactaggacacactcgAGATTTCTCCCAAGTAGACTCGCTACgattctagtcctaataaaatgggtttagttctcgtatatacgtatataagatatatatatattatctctctctctctcctctctctctctctctctctctctctctatatatatatatataaagtttatgaaagacaaaatcaatttggttcattttatttattgaagcCATAGGTCAACTATATCCTAAGTCCAAATCCTTTTATTCTCATACTTAGTCCAAATATTTTAGTCCAATAAACCTTTTGGGGTGAAAACGTTTGAATAAAAATGGtcctttttctccagaatttttccAGCCTTGAACCCAGTTTTTTAAAACATGcaattttcttattcttttgtcAAAAAAGCCCATTTTTGTCCATTTgaaggtttgaaaaaaaaaggatttgtcACAGTCAATTCatttaaactcttttttttttagaagataTCACGGTAGTTAATTATGGGTTGTAGCCCAAAAACTAGTTTACCTTCCAAAAAAGAatttaccccaaattttttattaCTAAAGCCCAAACCTGCAAATCTCACCATTTTTGAGAAAGGCATAATTTACTCTATCCAAAACATGTGTTTGATTATTAAACAAAATCAGATTTAAAAGCCAATTTCTTTTCTCTGTTGTGCGAAAAAGAATCCAATTTAAAcgagtttggaaaaaaaaaaagttttgagcGACTTCCTAAAATACTACTCATTTGATTTCCTAGTCTACACATGCATAAGGGTTTCACTATTTCACATGTTtgatatacaacatatacatgtaCCAAATAAAGTAAAGAGAGGGAGGAATATATCTCTTTCAAACTGAtgggcctacccaagcccatcagtgccattttcacccattggcTGGGCCTTCAAATATATCAGCTTCCTTTTGAACGATCATCATTGAGCCCTAACAGAATTGGAATTGGGCTGCCTGTATAGAAGGTGGAAGGACCCGAGAAATGCAAGGAAAGGATTTTGCATAGAAAAGATAAAGAATTAATATCATGAATGCACACTTAAGCATATAAAAAAACTCAACTAAGGCAAACAGCAGGCTAATTGATCTAAATTCAGTCCCCAAGTTAGCCAACTTATACATACACTTAACCTGGATTAAGAAGTAAAGGTATATACAAGTATATTCCTTTggtatacttaaacatatacACCTTTAGGGATCCTTGAATGGTTAGTAATGGAAAGCTTTTACCCTCGTATTCCCAATGCCGTACAAGATCCGAGGGGTTTTATGAACCCCAGGCATGACAAATACCGGAGAGGGCTTAAGCTTGATCCTTAATGACCAATTAAACCCCCCTTATAATGTATTAGTTGTGAGCATACTTATGGGAATATACAGGCATGTGCCCAAACTACCTTAACCAAATTTAAGGAAAGCACTTAATGTTCAGCAAACATAATCAACAAACAACATCAGGGATCAAGTAAAGTACTATGAGGCTGATTAAGCATATAACAAGAAAAAGCAAACACTTAGAGTAATTGTAGACATTTGTGGAAGCACTTCCAGGATGCAAGAAAGAAAATACCAATTGTAGAAGGACATAGCAGTTCTATATACCATTTAGACAGTAAGGCAAACAGATTGGACTAATGTGGACCAAAGTTCCAATTAAGTCATCACAAAGGGTAAACACATCTTAGAATTCATTAGGATAGTCCTTACATTGATAATATTCAGTTAAGGTGTTAATAAACAGGACAACTATCCTCAGAGATCAAATGAACAAGCATGTACAGATTCAGACAAAATAGAGGTGCATAAAAATGAAACACAATGGCTTAGGCACATGATACACTCAGTTCCCTATACTTAGTCATGTAAAATCCTTATGCAAGTGATGTGGCTCAGTATGGGTAGGTAGAATCATAGCATAGGTCCAACATGTTCAGATAAGGTCAAGCAAGGGTCCCAATCATTTTTAAACACCCTACTCCACTTAGATGACATAACAAGCAAGCAAATAATGGCTTTTAACATGAATGACCAACTAAATCACGCCAATGGCACATTACTTATCAAGCATATCATACTGATGAACTAACCAAGTCAATATTAATGCTTGTCAAATTTACAAATATCATGCTTTGTTATGAATAGTGACACATGCATTACCTTACTATCACAAAGTTGAGTATTGATAGCTATGCAGTTATACAAATAAGGTTCAGATAATCAGCCTCAGATTCAGATGACTTATGAAGACTCTTAAGTTTCTATATCAGTTAGTTTTAGGCAAGTAAGATCAACATGATGCCTTTCAAAGATTCAGGGTGTGCAGAGACTATAACACCTAAGTTACATGCTTGGACATGGTTAAAATTTAACCGGATCAGtagtatagttttttttttttaaaaaaaaaaaaaaaagatttcaaagacacCTAATAGGTTAACAAGTTAAGACAACAACACTGCTTAAACTAAATAAACAAGCATAGGAAAACATGCTATATTATCAAGTATTTTAGACTGATAACAAGACTAGTTTCAATAGCACATAAAGATTACTAAGCTAATCATGCTAAACAGGCTGAAATAGCAGCATTTTTCATCTAACCACATACTCGTAGAATCAACAGGCCATATCATGCCAATAGCAAGTTAAGACTGCATGAAAGATACTTAAACAATCCCATAAATTAAGGCAACAACATC
Coding sequences within it:
- the LOC132035048 gene encoding uncharacterized protein LOC132035048, with the translated sequence MKKAWKAEQEKQEERLERKMTAMLERSMRTTLTGTGLSYDDLCMHPNLDLPEGFKVPRFELFNGTGNPKAHLRAYCDQLVGVRDNQALIMRLFSRSLIGEASEWFTAQDIRRWVTWEDMAAAFMERFRFNMETVPDRYYLEKVKQKSTENFREYASRWRTEAARVQPPMGEEELVSVFIRSQETDFYDRMLSMAGRPFSELVKMGEAIEDGLKTGRIISMTGKPVGSGSTGFARKKKEDVASISHTPKPKRREDFPMEAYASPPPNTYVPTPYNTVPIYYAQPTFQSLPQNYQAPPNAFQSPPPNYQAPQPNYQTPHLFT